A window of Ktedonobacterales bacterium genomic DNA:
CCAAGCGCAAGCGCATTACGCCACAAGGATGCCATAAATGTTTCCCCCTACTTGCTATTGTAGCGCCGCCGTCTCGGCGGCTCAACGCTGCGATAGGGCGGACGTTACGCGAAAGACGTGAACTTTCGCTCATGCGTTCGGTTGGCCGCCGAGACGGCGGCGCTACGTATCAGCCCTTCAGGCAGCAGGGCAACCCAGCAACGACCCAGACGGCAGTTGAACGCTTTCGCCAGCAGCGCCCTGTTATTAAGGAGTGTAGCGCAATTTAGCGCGTCGGGCAAGCGTCAGCGCACTGCCCCATGTGGATATATAGCTATGGCCTATTGGGCAAACAGCACGAACGAACTACTCTCCTCGTCTCTTTGGAGTATACTGTTCACAATAACAAACATAGAAACCCTGGCAGCAGGAAGATAAAGATGCACGGATGCCAGGAAGGGGTGCAGCAGATGGTTCCTCATAAGTACCTCGTTCTCTGGCTCAGTGGGTGGGCGCTCGTCCTCGCGGGAGTACCCGTTGGTCTCATTTCCCTGCCAGATCTCTTGCTCTGGATGACTGCATCGCCTTTGCCTGGTATGTTGTTAGCGATCCCGCTGGCCCTGTGGTCCTATCTGCCCATGCCACCGCTGGTGAAGGCTGGGGTCTTCGACGGGTGGAGGGGAACCTTCGTGTTAGTAGGGTGGGAGATCTTCTCGCTCGCGGGCGTCGGTGCCTTGCTCCTCCTCCACCTTCCCATTGAATTCCTGATCCCCCTGGCAGCTATGGTATACGTACCTCTTATAGTGGTAGCCCTCCAGATGAAGGCAGAGAGGCGCCAGATCTCATAGGAGCGCTATTCGCCCCAGGCTGACCAGCAGTATCTTCTCAGCCTGGGGAGAGAATCCACAGCCGGAGCCGATCAAATTTGAGCCGCCTGTACATGTGCCACTTGATGAGCTTGAGTCGGTGACTCTGGCCCAGAACATTAAGAGGGGGTACAGCAGTGTCGCGGGCCTGGCCGCGCCTGCAAGGCCAGCCAGATGCCCAGCATGACACCGCTGAGCAGCATGCAATAGGGCAGCAGCGACCACAAGCCCACCCGCTGCGCCAGATTGCCCGCCAGCCAGGGAAAGAACGCCGCGCCCATGCTGCCCAGGCTGGCAAGAAAGCCAATCGCGCTGGGCAGAACACTCGCCTCGACCAGTTCAGACATCAGCGCAATGGTTGTGGGGAAGATTGGCCCCAGGCTGAAGCCCGTCAGCCCCAGGCCAAAGGCCGAAACCGCGTTGAACGGCGCGAGCCAGATGAGCAGCACCCCCAGCAGCACACCTGCCAGACAGCCTTCGATCAGGCGCTTGTTGCCCACGCGCCGCGCCAGGTTCGCCAGCGTCACCCTCCCCAGCGTCAGCCCCAGCCAGTAGCCGCTGACCGCCCAGCCGGATAACAGCGTCGCGCCATGCCGCTCCTCGGTCAGAAAGCTATAGCTCCAGCTTCCCAGGCTCACCTCCGCCCCAACGTAGAAGAACAAGAACAGCGCGCCCAGCCAGACCACGCGCAGCTTGAGAGCCGTCATCAGCAGCCCGCGCCCGCCGCGCTCTGTCGCTTTGCGTGGAGCCGCGCGTCGGCCCTCGAAGGCCAGGCCAAAGCCGATCAGCACCGCCAGGCTCAGCGCCATCCAGACCAGATAGACGTTGTTCCAGCCAAGCTGCGCCGCCAACAGCCCCGACGCGACCACCGGGCCAAGCCAGGCGCCCGCGCCATAAAATGCGTGGAGATAATTGAGTTTAGCGGTATTGTCGGGCAGCGCAGCGATATAGGCGTTCAGCCCGGCATCTATGCTGCCAGCCCCAAAGCCAATGAGCAGCGACGCCAGCAGAACCACGCCAAACGGCGGCATCAGGCTATACGTCGTCGCCCCCAGCAACAGGCTGGCCGCGCCCACCATCAAGAAGCGGCGATAGCCCAGCCTGCCCGCCAGCGGCCCGCTGTTGAAGGCAGCGGCCAGATAGCCAGCGGCTCCGGCCAGAAAGAGCAGGCCAATCGTCGCCTTATCCACTCCGTAATGGGTGCGCAGGCTGGGAAGCAATACGCCAAACGCGCCATCGCTGGCCCCGATCAAGATAAACGCGACAAACGCCAGCCCCACTGCCCAGCGCAGCGAAGCCGCTTGCTCTGCTGGCCGATCCTCAAGGGAGATATGCTCTTTCAACGGCTGCCCGATCTACTGCCCACTTGCATGAGCCATTATTCTGCCGACCAGATTTGCACCGTCCCATCCCAACTGGCCGAAGCGATGCGTTTGCCATCAGCAGACCAGGCCACATCAGTGACGACGGTATCGCCTTCATGGCCCTTGTAGGTGAAGAGCTTCTGCAACGAATCGGCATCCCAGATGTGGACAAAGCCATCATAGCCCCCGGTGGCGAGACGCTTGCTATCGGCAGACCAGGCCAGCGCCATCACGATGTCTTCGCCCTCGGAAAAACTCCATTGCCCGCCACCTCTCGGTTTCCAGATGCGAATCACGCCGCCCTCGCCCGCCGAAGCGATCATCTCTCCATCGGGAGACCAGGCCAGCGCGTAGAACACGTCAGGAAAATCTAGCCCAAAGAGATAGGCGCCGCTGCTGGCAGAATAGATACGCGCGTTCGATTCACCACTGCGGCAGGCAACATGCGCGCCATCGGGCGACCAGGCCAACGGAGACTGACCGGACCAACTGGTGATGAGGGCGCCGGTGGCAACACCCCAGATATGCGCCTGCTCATCCTGGCCTACGGACGCGATGCGCTTGCCATCAGCAGACCACGCGGCGTCAAAAACGCGCCCTTCGTGGCCGCTGTAGGTACGCAGCAGGTTGCCGCTCTCCGCCTCCCAGATATGAATCGTGCCATCCCAACTGGTGGAAGCGATGCGTGTGCTATCGGGCGACCAGGCGACAGAATTGACCGAATCCGTATGGCCCTCGTAGGTGAGAAGGCGCCCACCCACGTCAGTATCCCAAACATGGACGACGGAATCGAAACGCTGGACAGATGCCATGCGCGTCCCATCGGGCGACCAGCCCAGGTGAAACACCTGATTATCATGCCCCGCATACGTGCAGAGCAGTTTGCCGATCTCGCTTTTCGGCGCAGCCTGAACCGTCGCAGTCGCCTGCGCTGCGGGGGTCTGCCCAGGCTGGCTGGCGGCCTGCTTCTCAATATCAAACAGCGCGCCATCCGGCGAACGCATATATAGGACGGGCGTGGCCCATTCCAGCGTGTTGGCAATCTCCAGCGTAATCGCTTTGCGCGCCTCGCTCACCGCCGCATCCACCGGCAGGCTGTCGGCCAGCGCCTCATAAAAAGAGCGTGTGCATTCAATCGCGGCGCGGTCACTGATGGCGTACTGCATCGCCAGCACCGCTGGAATGCCCCGCCGCGCCAGCGTCGCCGCTGTGCTGGAGAACAGATCGCGCTCGTTTCCTTGCGCGCCCTCGCACGCATTCAGTAAGGCCAGGCGCAGCGAACGGTGATCCGATAACAAATGGCTCATCTGAGTCGCGGTCATCAGGCTCGTCTTGCCTTGCTCATCCGCCAGGGCCAGCAGCCCCTCGCCCGTCGTGGGATCAACGCCGCCATGCCCGATGAAATGGAAGATGTGCCAGGGTCCGCCGCGCATCGCCCGCTGAAGGTCGCGCCAGGTCTGGCCTTCCAGCCAGGTCAGTTCCACCAGGCCATCGGCCACCAGCCCTTTGAGGGCTTCCTGAACACGCCCTTGCTCGCGCGTTATATCCAGGGCAGCCTGGTCGCTGGGGCTGGCAATCATGCAGAGAATATGCAACGGGGGCTTCACTTGAAGCGGCTGGACCAACTGCGGCAGTTCCAGATAGCGCACTATCGGTGTCTGGCGCGACAGGCAGACATATTCCCCCTGGCGCACATCATAGAGAAACTCCCAGGGCAGCGCCGCCAGGCCCGGCGTCTGAATGTGCAGCTTCACTCGTAGGCCGCGATCATCCTGCCGAGCCGCCTCGCGCTGGCTCACATCGAAGCAGCTGCGAATATCGCCGGTAAACAGCGCCTCAAAAAGGCGCTGCCCAAAGTCCTGCACTGCCTGCGCTGCCTGGCGGCGCCCCTGGCCTGCGCTGTCCAGAGCCGTCTGCACCTGATCAAGACGCTCTTTCAGCGTAGCTTCATCAAAGGGGAAGTGCATCATGCCATGCGCTTCGCCCGCAGGTGAGCGCATGACCGCCACCGGATACGCCCGCCCGTGTCCTGGGCCGATTTCCAGGTCAAAATCCAGATACTGCATCGCTCTCGCCTCCCATGGCTGGCGCATCGCTTTCAGCCTGAGTATACCCGTTTGCTTCTGGCGCGCGCTGAAGGGTCCGCGCCTTGTGCGGCAAGCATATCAAAGAGGCGTTTGATTCGTCAACAAGCAAATATGTGCTCTTTCTCATTGACAGCCCGGCGCTTAGCCCTTATACTCAACCGTGTAGCGAGGCGAATGTGTGCCTGCTGCCAATCCATTTTAGGAGGGTCTTATCCTATGTCTGTCAGTGGTCCCTCAAAATCTTGCCCGCGCTGCAATGCTGTGCTTCCGGTGCAGGCG
This region includes:
- a CDS encoding MFS transporter, with the protein product MKEHISLEDRPAEQAASLRWAVGLAFVAFILIGASDGAFGVLLPSLRTHYGVDKATIGLLFLAGAAGYLAAAFNSGPLAGRLGYRRFLMVGAASLLLGATTYSLMPPFGVVLLASLLIGFGAGSIDAGLNAYIAALPDNTAKLNYLHAFYGAGAWLGPVVASGLLAAQLGWNNVYLVWMALSLAVLIGFGLAFEGRRAAPRKATERGGRGLLMTALKLRVVWLGALFLFFYVGAEVSLGSWSYSFLTEERHGATLLSGWAVSGYWLGLTLGRVTLANLARRVGNKRLIEGCLAGVLLGVLLIWLAPFNAVSAFGLGLTGFSLGPIFPTTIALMSELVEASVLPSAIGFLASLGSMGAAFFPWLAGNLAQRVGLWSLLPYCMLLSGVMLGIWLALQARPGPRHCCTPS
- a CDS encoding CHAT domain-containing protein, with amino-acid sequence MQYLDFDLEIGPGHGRAYPVAVMRSPAGEAHGMMHFPFDEATLKERLDQVQTALDSAGQGRRQAAQAVQDFGQRLFEALFTGDIRSCFDVSQREAARQDDRGLRVKLHIQTPGLAALPWEFLYDVRQGEYVCLSRQTPIVRYLELPQLVQPLQVKPPLHILCMIASPSDQAALDITREQGRVQEALKGLVADGLVELTWLEGQTWRDLQRAMRGGPWHIFHFIGHGGVDPTTGEGLLALADEQGKTSLMTATQMSHLLSDHRSLRLALLNACEGAQGNERDLFSSTAATLARRGIPAVLAMQYAISDRAAIECTRSFYEALADSLPVDAAVSEARKAITLEIANTLEWATPVLYMRSPDGALFDIEKQAASQPGQTPAAQATATVQAAPKSEIGKLLCTYAGHDNQVFHLGWSPDGTRMASVQRFDSVVHVWDTDVGGRLLTYEGHTDSVNSVAWSPDSTRIASTSWDGTIHIWEAESGNLLRTYSGHEGRVFDAAWSADGKRIASVGQDEQAHIWGVATGALITSWSGQSPLAWSPDGAHVACRSGESNARIYSASSGAYLFGLDFPDVFYALAWSPDGEMIASAGEGGVIRIWKPRGGGQWSFSEGEDIVMALAWSADSKRLATGGYDGFVHIWDADSLQKLFTYKGHEGDTVVTDVAWSADGKRIASASWDGTVQIWSAE